In Pedobacter sp. W3I1, one DNA window encodes the following:
- a CDS encoding DUF4349 domain-containing protein yields MKRNIIAIAIVLTIFGCQKSNEKYASADAVSTQELNKESADTTAAEKIIKTADMRFRVKDVQNTKEQLSKTIKAEGGTVAEFSIESSIQETDKVKQSTDSLKEITSYRTQGYLVARVPSEKLDEFTNTIAKMAVFVDHQSMKMDDQSIAYLANKLKAQNRVDAIEKINKVASKKSANVESSLYIKDDYVDKKIENMQIDSRVKFSTITLNFYQDNTVKTMIVANDNLYDYRPAFINRLWLGIVNGWTIFKEIIIAISNLWMLILVGVAIFFTIKYFVRKNKLAMEEATKNMIDRARQ; encoded by the coding sequence ATGAAAAGGAATATTATTGCTATAGCCATAGTTTTAACAATTTTTGGCTGCCAGAAATCAAATGAAAAGTATGCAAGTGCCGATGCTGTCAGCACACAGGAGCTGAACAAAGAATCTGCAGATACTACAGCAGCCGAAAAAATCATTAAAACTGCAGACATGCGTTTTCGGGTTAAAGATGTTCAAAACACCAAAGAACAGCTTAGCAAAACCATTAAAGCCGAGGGCGGAACAGTGGCTGAGTTTTCTATTGAAAGCTCTATCCAGGAAACGGATAAGGTTAAACAATCTACCGATTCATTAAAAGAAATTACCTCCTATCGTACACAGGGTTATTTGGTAGCCAGGGTTCCGTCAGAGAAACTAGACGAATTTACCAATACCATCGCAAAAATGGCTGTCTTTGTAGATCACCAATCGATGAAAATGGACGATCAAAGTATCGCTTATTTAGCCAATAAACTAAAAGCTCAGAATCGAGTTGATGCGATTGAAAAGATCAATAAAGTAGCCTCGAAAAAAAGCGCCAATGTTGAATCTTCTCTTTACATCAAAGACGATTATGTGGATAAGAAAATCGAGAATATGCAAATCGATAGTCGTGTAAAATTCAGTACCATTACCCTTAATTTTTACCAGGATAATACCGTTAAAACGATGATTGTTGCCAATGACAATTTGTACGACTACCGCCCGGCATTTATAAACAGGCTTTGGTTAGGTATTGTAAATGGCTGGACGATCTTTAAAGAAATCATTATTGCTATTTCCAATTTGTGGATGTTAATATTGGTTGGTGTTGCAATCTTCTTCACTATAAAATATTTTGTTCGTAAGAATAAATTAGCAATGGAAGAGGCTACAAAAAATATGATTGATCGTGCTCGGCAATAA